ACAATAGAATGATTAAAATATACATTTGTATGTGATAAGACTAATGATAATAGAAAACTATGATATTTTGAATATAATAATGATTTTGAGTTAGATGTTGTTGCTGAAACACTAATGAAATATTCTTATCATGTTAAAAGTATTGAATGATCTAAATCATTTATAGAAGAATCTTTCTGATCTAGAATAGAAAAATTAGAAGTTATCTGAGATTCAATTGAATTTAATATTAAACATGACGGAATAATTTTAGATATAGTTGAATGTAAGAAAGAAACTAAGAAAAAAACTAAAAAGAAAACTAAATAATATAAAGTTCAAATAGAATATACAGGGTAATAATTACCCTGTATATTCTATTTGAACTTTACCACTTCGTAAATTACCGAAGTGGTGATATGATAACGAATATCAAAAACACGTAAATAAAGTATACTTTCTTGATATTCGTAATAATAATTTAAATAATAATAATAAAATAAGGATAATGGACAAATTAAGTATCGCAGCAGTATGAGCAACTATAACAGTATGACTAACATATCTAGGAATTAAAGAAGAAATATTTTTTCTATTCTTATTTTTATTAAGTCTAGATTTTTTTACATGAATTGCTAAATGATTTATACATTCAGATGTTAAATCGTCAACTGTTACAATTTGACTAATAAAAAAGGTTAGTATATTATTTGTAATATTATGAACTGCTGTTTTATTAAAAATATTAGATTTTGATCCAACTTTAATTGACACTTATATTTATGTATTATTTTGAGCATTTTCAATGGTAGAGTTATATTCAGTTATATGAAATACGTATAGTATTCACTATGGGGTTAAAATTAGCGAATTTGATGCTTTAAAAATGTTATTGACATCTATATCCTTCGTTCTAGAAAAAGGCATTACATCTAAATTAAATGAGATAAACATAAAAGAAGAAAAAAAAGAAAATACTAAATAATTAAATTAGTATTTTTTTATTATTTTATTAAAAGTTGAAAATATAAGAAATATCTATATATTATAGATAGATAATTTTATAAATAACGACTATAAATATGATAATAAAAGACAAATTATTAAATAATACATGAAATAAAGATAAAAGAACTTTATCAGATATAATATTATATCTGATAATTCATCATACAGCATGAAAATCTCCATGAGATTTCAATATGTTAAGTGGTAGAAATAAAAATAGTAAAGTATCTGTTCATTACTATATCTGAAAAGATTGAGTTATATGGAATTTAGTATGAGAAGACTATATAGCACGGCATACAGGTAAATCTAATATAGGACCAAAGGAAAAAACTAGATGGGGTTGGAATTTAAATACTATATCTATCTGAATAGAACTAGAAAATTTATGAGATCGGAAAGATCCTTATACTGATGAACAAATAAAATCATTAGAAGAATTAACATTAGATATATGTAAAAGAAATGATATAAAATCTGAAAATATATTATGACATAAAGAAATTACTACAAGTAAAATAGATCCTTCATCAAATTTTTATAAAGGAGATATGAAATGATTTAGATCTTATATAGAAAATGAATTAAATCCTAAAATAATAGAAGAAACTAAATTAAATGCAAATCTACAAATATTAAAAGACAATAAAGAATGATTAACATTTTTATATAAATTAGTTTCTAAATATAGTATAAAAGATATACTAATAATAATATTGTGAATTATCTGATTATTAGTATTGAATTATTATCATATTTCAATAGCTGATCTAATTGATTTATTAAATAACCTAAAATAATATGAGTAATATAAATAAAGAAGAATTAACATTAGATAAGATCTGATTTTATAATATGACAAGAATGGAAGAAGGTAAATATATAATGTATATTAAGACTAAATAGAAAAGATATATTATTATTATATTTATTATTATATTATATACTTACAAATTAACCATTGATTTATCTGATAACAAAGAGATAAATCAAACATGGTCCTACATACACTTTTTACTTATAGAAGTATATATCACCATACACTTTTTACTTATAACAAAATACAATGATTAAGATAGATATAAAGCCATTATCTGTAAATTGAGCATATAAATGAAAGAAGATCAAAACAAAAGCTCTAATAGAATATAAGGAAGAATTAGATAATATAATAACATTAGAAATTTGAGAAGATCATTTTAATTATATAGATTTTGAAAAGAAATGATTAGCATTAAAATTAAATATAGTATGGTGATTTAGTAGTATGTGATCAGATGTAGATAATCCATTAAAACCTTTTATAGATGCATTACAAGAATCATTATGATTTAATGATAATATAGTATATGAGTTAAATGTAAAGAAAACAAAAACAAAAAAAGAAGAAGAATTCATACTTTTTGAAATAGAAGAAGTATCAAGTTCTAATTATAAAATAGAAAATTTTAATATATAACATAAAAATATTATGTGAAAACCAACAGATCTATTAAGGGAAACACAAATTGAAACTTTTAATGAAAATGCAGAATTAAGGGTATCACAAGATAGTAATTTTGCACTTGATCTTGTATTATGAAATATTCCATGATTGGCACAATTTGATAAATTTTGAACTAATCCAGATATTGCAACTGCATCTACGCCATAAGATATATGGGGTGGAGGAGGAATATATACATGATTTCCAACATGAGCAGCTGAAACATTAGAGATTTATAGTTCTAGTTTAGAAGATAATTGAGTTGTTCCTTGAATTTGAGCACAAACAGTAGAAATATCTTGATTATTAGACGAAAATTATAATGCAATATCTACTGTTACAGTAACATTAAATTGAATTACTCCTGTAAGTTTATGAGCACAAACATATATCAGATCTAATAGAATAAAAGTTTTAACTGCATGATCTACTTGAAAAAATTCTGGTGTTATTACATTAAGACATACAACTACAATTACAAATGTTTTTGCAACAATGCCAATTGGAAATAATCAAACAGCTATAATGGCATTTACAGTTCCATTAGGAAAGAAAATAGCAATAGATAGATGATTTATTAGTATGGCTAGAAGTGGTTGAAATATTTGAAGTGCTAGAATAACGGTAAGAAAAAGACCAGTTTGATGAGTATTTAATGCGATTAGGGATATAACCATTACAAATTCATCTGCATATACTTTCGAAAATAATGGTTATATGATATTTACTGAAAAAGAAGATATAAAAGTAACCGTAGAAGATGTTTCTGATAACTGAACAATAGTATCTAGTGAAGCTGATTGAATGACAATAGATATAATTTAATTAAAATAAAAGTTGAAAAATAAAGAAAAACATATATATTAGTTATAATATATTTAATACTTAATAATAAAATAAAAATGGCAAGAATAATTGAAACACAAGAGGTTAAAAAATTAAGAAAAGAACTTAATAATTGTAATCCAGATAGTATGTCTTTTAAAAGAATATTATCTCAAATAGAAGCATTAACAAAAAAACCTAAAATTAAAGAAGATGAACAAATATAATTTTAATAAACTGAAATTAAAAACTGAATGAACTCTAAAAAAGATTAGTTGAACTAAATATTTTAGAGTTTCTTCACCTTATATATTTGAATTGTATTATAATGATAGTTTTATAGCTGAAATATTCATCAGAGAAGGCTTTTATACAGATTTTGGTAGTATTCCATCAATTCTATTTTTCATGGATAAAACAGCTTATATTTCATATATTCTTCATGATTTCTGTTATAGTTTAATATGACAAGTAGAAATAAATTGAAAAATAAGATGAATATCTAGAAGAGAATGAGATTATATCTTACAATTATGATTAGAATTAGAAGGTATGTCTAATATACAAAGAAATATGGTAGATTTATGATTAAAAATAGGTGGATCTTATAATTATAAAGAATTAAAACCAGAAATAAAATCAATTAGTAAACTTGTTGAGAAATAAAAAGTTGAAAATATAAAAAATATCTATATATTAAATATAGATATTTTATTTTATAAATAAAAATAATATGGCAGAAAAGAAATATTCATGAATAAATTATGAAGTGTTAAAAGATAAATGGTTCAGATCAGAATCAAAAACTTTTGCACAATTTTTAATTGACGAAAAAATTAAGACTTATAGTAAAGAAAAAGTATCATGATGGGTTAAACAAAAAAAATCTTATATTCAAGATAGATTAAATGAGGCTAGAAAAAATGTAGATAAAGATGTAGAAGATGAACTAGAAATAACTGCAAATAAACTAATGAAAGCAAAAATTGATATTATAGAAGAGTTAATTGATAGAGTTTGAGATATAAAAAAATTAAAAAAATCAAAGAAAAACTGATTTACAACAACTGAACTTATTCAAATAAATACTTTAATAAAAACAGAACTATGAGAAGCTAGTGATATTAAGAAAATAGAGTGAGGTGAATGATTATTTACTATTAGTATAATACCTAAATAAAAATAATGACTGAAATAGATAAAAATAACTGATTACTTACTAAAAAATGAGTTAAAAAAATTAGTCAAGATGAGAAAAAATTAAAGCAAAGACAAAAATACTTAAAAAAATACGAATGAATAAAAAGAAATCCTAATTGATTAACAATTTTATGATGAGTATATAATAAATTTAATGTTTTGCTTGATTTTTATATGCTTGAATTCAGGAAAGAATGAAAAATTATGAATTATATATTTTTAAATGCTAAACAAAGAGAAGCATTTAAGAAATATCAGAATGATGAAGATGTATCTGAGGAAATTTTATATTGAGGTTGAGCATGATGAGGTAAATCATTTATTTTAACCTTAATAGTATTTATAAATGCTATAATGTTACCATGATCTGGATGGTTTATTTGAAGAAGGGTATTAAAAGATGTTAGAACATCTACAATAGTATCATTAACTAATTTAATGGATTCATGTGGGTTTGATGATTATAATCATAATAAATCTGATTGAATGATTACATTTAAAAATAAATCATTTGTAAAATATTGAGAATTAGAGAATATCCCTTCTGATACTACGTTTAAAAGGTTATGATCATTCGAATATACAGGTGTATTTATTGATGAAGCGCAAGAAACTGTTGTTTGAGCTAAATCTGCATTAAGGTTTAGATTAAGATTAAATAAAAAGGTAACAGTAAATGAAGATTGAAGTGAAAATATACATTGGAAAAAGAAAGGTAAAATGTATTATTCTTGTAATCCATGAAAAAATTGGTTATTTACAGACTTCTATCTACCATGGGAACAATGAAAATTAGATGAAAGAAAAGTATTTATTCAAGCTCTACCAGAGGATAATGAATTTTTGGATGATATGGCACTTGATATATATAGAAACTCTGATAACGAACTATTTAAGCAAATATATTATCATGGTAACTGGCATTATGATGATGATCCATCAATATTATTTTGATATGATGATTTAAATCAAATGTTTTTGAATGATCTTACAACAAAATCAGAAGAGAATTATATTACTTGTGATGTATCTTGACAATGAGATGATAAAACAATAGTAATAATATGGAATTGATATAAAATTATACGTATATATTCAGAGGACAAATCTGATTCAGTTAATTTATCAAAAAAAATAAAAGAATTTGAGAAACAATATTGAGTTAAAAGAAAAAATGTAGTAATTGATTCTACTTGAATTTGATCTTGAACTGCTGATATACTAGAATGATGTGTAAGATTTATGTGAGCTGCCAAGAGTATAGAAAAAAAAGAAGATGAAATAAGAAAATTAAATTGAATAGAAAAAGAACATACTAAAATAAAATATCTTAATGATAGATCAGCATGTTTCTTTAAATTATCTGATTTAGTTAAAAAATGAGGTATATATTTTGAAGATAATATATATAAAGAAGATATAATCAATGAATTCTCATTTATTAAGGAAATAGTATCTCCTTCTGATACGATAGTTAGAAAGATCATTAGTAAGCAAGAAATTAAAAAATTCTTATGAAACTCTCCCGATTTTGCAGATGCAATTTCTATGAGAATGGTGTTCGATTTTGACATAGAAGAAGAGGAAGATACTAGAACAATAGAAGATTTCGACATCTTTATGTAAAAAAAAGTGGAAAATTTTAAAAATATCTATATATTATATGTATAAATATTTTAATTTATAAATAAAAAATAATATGTTTACAGGAAGACAAAATTTTTACTGAGTTTGAGTAGAAACAACAAGATGATCTGGTTTAGTTACAGACCTAAATTCTTGGTTTGAACAAGGTGATGCTGATTTTCAAGATAGATACGAATTAGGAGAAGATAATGGAGTTAATTGATCTATTATGGATGGATCTGATGTATTTAAATCTGCGGAATGGGCTGATTGAAAAATATGAGGTAATCTAAAAATGAATTCAATATCTGCATTTTTATATAATGTATTATGATCTAAAACAACTACAATACCAGAAGCTGGTGTATATCAACATGCTATGACATTATTAGAAAATAATCTACATCCTTCACTAGTAATAGCTAATGAAAATCCAATAGAAAAAAAATTATATAGTTTAGCTATGGTTAAATCATTCGAAATTTCTGCTTCTATTTGAGAAGTTGCTACGGTTTCTATTGATTTAGAAAGTAAAGGTTGAGTAGTTGATGCTGCTATAACAAAAACGTTTACAGTAGATGAAAACTTTTTAGCAAGATTTGGTATATTTAAATTAGCTAATACATATGCTTGATTAGATGCAGCTGCTTCAATGAATTTAAGATCATTTAAAATGACTTTTACACCTAATACAGAAAGAAGATGAAGCCTTTGAAATATAGGTCCAGCTGAAATTTTAAATAAAACATATAACGTATCTTGAACAGTAGAATTTGATTATGCTGATAATATTGTAAAAGATCTAGCTACAAATGCTACTAAACAAGCATTACAATTTGCTATTATAGATACAGAAAAAACTATTTGACTTGTATCAAATCCAACATTAGATTTTAGATTTTATAGAGTTGCATTTACATCATATGAAGTATCTGCTCCTGTTGATGATGTTGTTACTCAATCATTAAATTTTAAAGCATTATATGATTTTTGAAATGCTGCAACTTTAACTTGTAAACTTATAAATACATTAAACTTTTAATTAAGTTTTTTGTATATTACAAGTATATTTAATTTAATAAACTAATAAAAATGGAAAATAATAAAAATTATGATAAATTTAAAGAATTAGAATCTGATTTCAAGAAAATAATAATGGAAATGGATAAAGAATCTAAGGAAAATAATAAAACTTATAGAACTTTTAAAGTTAGATGAGCTGATCAAACAATCAATAGAAATAATAGATCTGTAATTATAGAATGAATGGATATTGCAGAATATTTAAAAAATCCTGTAATATTTATAAATCATGAATCTTGGGATGTATTAAAAATTGTTGGTAGAGCTACGAAAGTAGTTAAAGATCTTAAAAAGAAAGAAATAACTTTCGAAGGTCAATTTGCTGACACTGAACTATGAAATATGATTGCTGATTTATATGAAGATGGATTCTTAAAAACTGTATCATTAGGTTATAATGTATTAGAAAGAGATGAAACTGATCCTAGAATATGTAGTAAAACAAATCTATATGAATGTTCTTTTGTTGCAATTCCTGCTAACACAAATGCTGAAAAAATGGATAGTATTTCACAAGATAAAATGGATAAATTAGTTGAACTTTGAATAATTACAAAAGAAGAAGATGTTAATTTAGCTGATTCTACTGAAATTAAAGAAGAAGATAATATTGAAGATAAAGAATTAACTATCGCTGATTTAAATACTAAATTAGATAGCATAATGGCTTTACTATCAAAAGATGAAACTGAAATAAAGGATGAAACAGTGAAAAAAGAAGAAGAAAATAAAGATGATATTGAAAAAAAAGTGGAAAAAAATGAAAAAATCGATATACTATATAGTGAAGAAGATTTAACGGATTTATTCAATATGAATATATCTAAACTTTCTTTAAAGAAATAATAGTTGGCAACTAACTTAAAGTTGCATATTTTATATAATAATATACATAATATTATGGAAATGGAAAAATTATTCGCTGACTTTCAATCAAAGACAGAAGATACATTAAATAGCTTAGTTAACGCTTCAAAAGAAGAAACTAAATTAGCAATTGACGCTTTAAATGAAGAAATTACTTCACTAAAAGGTAAAATGTCAGAAAGTGATTCATTATCAGATGAAAGTGCTAGAAAAAAGATTATAACTGATGCATTTGCTTCGTTTAAAGAAATATCTAAAACAAACTGATCTTATACTTTAAAAAGTGCAATTGATGCTGCTTTTCTAAATGAAACTGTTGCAACTGAATGAAAAGAATTAGTTATTGCAGAATTTGCAAGAGATGTTATCCAAGTTATGGCTGAATTCGCTATCATAGATAATGTTAAAAACTATTCTACTAGTTCAAATAACAAATCTATAAGAGTTTATGCAAACTGATCTACTACTTCATATGTTGCTCCTTGAACTGTTCCTACTGTTTCAAAAGGTGCTACTTCTGTTATTAACTTTACAGTTGCTGATGCTAAAACATTAGTTCAAGTTGAAGATAATTTACTTGATGATGTTGCAGAAACTTATGCTATTATAGTTAGAGATATAGCTCAATCACAAGAATCTTTTAAAGAAACTCAAATCATGTTATGAGATGGGACTGGTCTAAATAGAACTGGTGTAATGGAAAATGTTGGTATTACTGAAATAGCTGATACAGGTGCTGGTAATATATCTATATCATTATTGACTGCGGTTGAAACTGATGATTACTTAGATACTATTGTTAATGCAATGCCTGCTGAATTAGAAAGAGATGCTAAATGGTATTTATCTAAATATGAAATTGGTATACTTAAAAAATTAAGAGATACTAATGGTAATAAATTATACCCTTCATTAGAAACAAAAGAAAAAAATCTAAAAGGTTATGATGTTGTAACTGTAAAAGATAAAGTAATAACTTCAACTGCAACTGATGTTGCATCTGCTAGAAATTACTTACTAGGTAACTTTGCTGAGGGTTATGCAGAAGTATCAAGAAAAGATTTTGATATTCAAGCTATGTATTTAAGCAATGATCAAGCTGCTGGTGTTCAATCTTTACTTGCTGTTGCAAGACATACTGGTTGAGTAATCATAAATAGTGCATTCGTTGTTGGTATTAACGGTATTAACGGTAATAACGGTAATAACGCTGTTGGTATAGTAAATATATAGTATAATCAATAAAATTAGAAGATAGAAATATCTTCTTTTTTTTGTATTTAAATTAAAAGTTGAAAAATATTAAAATATCTATATATTATATATAGATATTTTAATAAATAATAAATAATAAATATGCTAGTAGATATAAATGATATAAAATTATTACTATGAATTTCAGTTCCAGATCTATGACAAGATTCTTTAATAACTTTAATGTATAATAAATCAATTTCATATATTGAAAATTATACATGATTAAAATTAGATAAACAAACAATAGTAAAAAAATATGAAAACAATTGAAGTTATATTTTAAATCTATGACAATATCCTATCAATAGTATATCTGAATTATCAGTTTTAATTTGAAATGATTTTTTTGATGCTGATTATGAAGTTTTAACTAATCTAGTAGATTATAAATTAAAATCTGAAACAGGTGAAATATTGATAAAATATCCAACATCATGATGGCAAGAATATAAAGCTACCTATGAAGTATGATATGATATAAATGACCTACCAAATGATTTAAATGATATTATAATTGATATGACAGTTTGATATTATAAAGATAATACTAAGATAGATACACAGGGTGTAAAATCTGAGTCTGTTAATTGAGATACAATATCTTATATGGGTAAAGTAGATCAAATAAATAATACAAAAACAGCATTAGAAAATAGTATTATAGTATTAGATCAATATAAAATATTTACTTACTAATAAAATACAATGAAAAAACACTATATAAATACAGTAGATTATTCAGTAAAAACATATACTACTAATATTTCATGAAATAGACAATCTGTATATCTATTAGATAGACAAATAATTTGATATTTTAATCAAAATTCTGATTCATATACAACAGAATGAGAAAGTAAAGATTGAAGAGAATTTCAATTTACTTGTGATTATACAGAAACATTTAAAACATGAAATTATATAGATTTTGAATGATCAAGATATTCCATTAAAAACATAGGAAAAAATAAAGGAATAACTCAATCTTTTACAAGACTTACTTTAATAAAAAAGGTATAATGGCTGAAAATACTATAAATAAATGATTTGATCTAAATGTAATATTGGATAAAAATTTCCATAATTTAATAAGAAATATTTCTGATAAAAAAGAAATTAAAAAAATATTTTGACAATGAATTAAGGATGTTGCATTATTCTTAGATAGAGAAAGTGCTATTAGAACACCAGTAGATACATGAGTTTTAAGATCTAAACAAAGAGCATTTATTAAAAAATGATTTAAATCAACTATTAGAAATTCAGTTTGATATTGATTATTTGTTCATGAATGAACTAAATATCAAAGAAGTCAGCCTTGGATGAAAAATTCTATTGATGAGAATAAAAAAGAAATAAATACAACATTTAATAGATGAATAGAAATTTACTTTAATAATTTAACAAAATAATATGAATAATTTAATAGATATAGAATGAAAAATTCTCACAATGCTTAATACATTGAAATCACCAGATTCTGTATTTAATGAAGTTCAAGATGTATTTGCTATGGATAATCAAACATTTCCTTATGTATGATTTGAGTTAGTTTCAGAAGAATTATTAAAAAAATCTGTAAATGAAAATCAAATATCATGAGTTTTCGAAATATATATGTTTCAAGAAATAAATGAAAAAGAAGGAATATCAAGAAAAGATGCTAAATCAACAGTTCAAAAATGAACTAAACAAATATCAGATCTATTTCAAAAAAATGAAACTTTTGATTGAGAAATAACACAATCTTGATTAACAAATATAGTATATAATGCATTTGCTGATGAAAAATGAATAATATATTATTCTAAAATTACATTAGAAGTTGAATTTTATCAAAATATCACTATATTATAATTATAAATAACTATTAACTAAATAAAAATGAAAATAATTGATACAATTACAAGTATATTCTCAATAAAAGATAAGGTAACAACTGAAATAAATGTTGATTATTATGATACTAATCCTCTAATGCAAATACTTAGTGGTAATACTACTGTATTATCATCAGATTTTTCTAAGTTTTATAAAAGGAATTCATTTGTATATGCTCCGATTAAAATGATTGCAAATACTGTAACAAAATTAGAATATTGAGTATATAAAAATTGAAAATTAAAAGAAGATCCTAATTTAGATCTTATAGATAATCATTTAATGAAGTCTATTGTATCTAGTTTTCTAATATATTGAGAATCATTTATATATCAATATAAAATTTGAAAAACTATTAAAAAATTAGAAGTATTAAATTCATATAATGTTAAATTTTCATGAGAATCATGAAGCATGAATAAAAACCCAGATTTTTTTGAATATAAAAAAGATAATAAGACATATAAATTTGAAACAAAAGATCTAATACAAATAGTTTGATATGATCCTAATTCAAAATACAGATGAGTTTGAGCTGTCGAAGCTGCTGCTAAAAATATTTTAGTAATAGAAGAAATTGATAAATGGAATATTTCATTACTTCAAAATGGTTGACATATATGAGGAAAATTTAAAGTTCCAAAACCATTAAATTCAGAAGAAAGAGAAGCCTATAAAAGATCTTTTGCTAGTAAACAATCTGGTGCCACAAATGCAGGTAAAGATGTAATACTTTGAAAAGATGAAGAATATGATATATTACAAACATCTTTAAAAGATATGGATTTTACATCATTAAAAGAATGGAGTGTAGAAGAATTATTATCATGTTTTTGAGTTAATAAATGAATATTAGGTAAAGAAAATTGATTAAATTATGCTACATTAGAGGCTTATAGAGAAGTTTTTTATGAAAATACTATACTTCCTATTACAACAGAAATTCAAGACTGATTTAATGATTCATGAATATTCGACTGAGAATTTAAATTTATAAATGTTAAAAATGAAACATTAGAAAATATACTATCATTATTTAGAGATTGAGTATCATCATTAAATGAAGCTAGAAGTATGGCTTGATTAGTTCCTATCAAATGAGGTGATATCATATATAAAAATGGTAATGAAATTACCATTGCTTCTGATTCAATAAAAAATGAAGTAGAAATTAAAGAAAAAGAATTAAAATCTGAATTATGATCAATATTTTGAGATTTTGCTGATTCATTTAAATTAGAATATGATAAAATTGAAAAAGAAAATACATATTGAACTGATGAATATTTTGAAAAACAAATATTAGCAATAGATTCTTTATCTAAATCTGAACTTAAATCAATGAATGATTGAATAAATAAAATATTTGATAAACAAAATAAAGAATTATCTAAAATTATAGGTAAATCAACTGATGTAAAAGCAATTAAATCAGATATTAAGAAATATTATAATGATAATCAAAAAAAATATAACTCATTTTTATCAACTGCAATGGCAGAATGATTATGATCTACATATAAAAAATGATTAAATGTAACATATAAAGAATTTGAAGATAATAAAATAAAAGAATTTAAAAAAATATCAGAAAAAAATATAGGAAAAAGTATAGATAATCAAATAGATAATATAAGTAAAGTTACATGAGAAACTTCTACTACAATATTATCAGATAAATTTGATAAAGAAATTGATAATATTAAGGCATGATCAATATCAGCTATTTCTATATTAGATACTCAATTTACTAACTTTAAGAAAAATAGATCTGAAAAAATATCTAAAACTGAAATAATTGATGCTTGAAATACAGCTAAATTAGATGTTTATATAGAAAATGATGATCTAGTTGAATCAAAAGAATGGTATACAGCACAAGATGAAAGAGTATGTTCAGAATGTGGACCTATGAATGGTAAAATAACTAGCTTAGAGAAACCTTTTATTGATAAAGGTAGTAATACTCCAAGTTGAAGAGAAGTAACGTATAAGGACGTAATAACTCCTACATTACATCCTAATTGTAGATGTATTATAATTCCAGTATTGAAATAAACAAAAAAGATATAGATTATTAGTCTATATCTTTTTTATATTATTTTTATATTATCATTAAATTCATCAATTGAATCTTTATAATCTTCATAATTTCCATTTTTATTACAAATAATTTGAGATACAATATTACATGCTGTATTATATACTATCAAATATTCTCTATAATTCTCTGTATCAATATAATAAAAATCTGAAAAATCTTCTATTTCTGTCTTAAACAATAAAGTAGAAGACATCATCAATGTATATTTATCCATTGAAAATATATCTGAACCTTCATAAACATTAAAATATCATGTATCCCAATCTTCTCATCATAT
The genomic region above belongs to Candidatus Woesearchaeota archaeon and contains:
- a CDS encoding HK97 family phage prohead protease, with amino-acid sequence MIADLYEDGFLKTVSLGYNVLERDETDPRICSKTNLYECSFVAIPANTNAEKMDSISQDKMDKLVEL